Proteins from a single region of Drosophila biarmipes strain raj3 chromosome 3R, RU_DBia_V1.1, whole genome shotgun sequence:
- the LOC108025175 gene encoding protein lap4 isoform X9, whose protein sequence is MFKCIPIFKGCNRQVEFVDKRHCSLPQVPEEILRYSRTLEELFLDANHIRDLPKNFFRLHRLRKLGLSDNEIGRLPPDIQNFENLVELDVSRNDIPDIPDDIKHLQSLQVADFSSNPIPKLPSGFSQLKNLTVLGLNDMSLTTLPADFGSLTQLESLELRENLLKYLPETISQLTKLKRLDLGDNEIEDLPPYLGYLPGLHELWLDHNQLQRLPPELGLLTKLTYLDVSENRLEELPNEISGLVSLTDLDLAQNLLEALPDGIAKLSRLTILKLDQNRLQRLNDTLGNCENMQELILTENFLSELPASIGQMTKLSNLNVDRNALEYLPLEIGQCANLGVLSLRDNKLKKLPPELGNCTVLHVLDVSGNQLLYLPYSLVNLQLKAVWLSENQSQPLLTFQPDVDAETGEQVLSCYLLPQQEYQPITPDYPPMTLYRSSEKFDSTEFFSYQQKARDLESDSEPFEEREPSRTVVKFSEEASQEKDTPFVRQNTPHPKDLKAKAQKLKVERSRHEEHANLVTLPEENGTKLAETPTETRTIANNHQQQAQPVQQPTVGVNSKQPVGVVTPTATTVAPPAVQGGSEGGSTTANNVKVATAAVVAELQATVGGNDEAQDEDEQEDEFESDRRVGFQVEGEDDDFYKRPPKLHRRDTPHHLKNKRVQHLTDKQASEILANALASQERNDGTPQHSLSGKVTSPIEEEEQLEVEQEQQQHPFDSSLSPIPAGKAEPATDSDNLDGVTELRLEQYEIHIERTAAGLGLSIAGGKGSTPFKGDDDGIFISRVTEAGPADLAGLKVGDKVIKVNGIVVVDADHYQAVQVLKACGAVLVLVVQREVTRLIGHPVFSEDGSVSQISVETRPLVAEAPPAASVSHERYIPAAIEVVPQQQQLQQQLQQPVQQVAPAHSYSGNVFATPTAQPAVAPNGLLQNGREAPLSYIQLHTTLIRDQIGQGLGFSIAGGKGSPPFKDDCDGIFISRLTEGGLAHRDGKIMVGDRVMAINGNDMTEAHHDAAVACLTEPQRFVRLVLQREYRGPLEPPTSPRSPAVLNSLSPSGYLANRPANFSRSVGEVEQPYKYSTLATTTPTYTPTPTPTVPASISNNNNTLPSSKTNGFATAAAASAASPAATIDSATGQPVPAPRRTNSVPLGDGDLGAASTTSGDSGEAQPSSLRPLTSDDFQAMIPAHFLSGGSQHQVHVARPNEVGVSAVTVNVNKPQPDLPMFPAAPTELGRVTETITKSTFTETVMTRITDNQLAEPLISEEVVLPKNQGSLGFSIIGGTDHSCVPFGTREPGIFISHIVPGGIASKCGKLRMGDRILKVNEADVSKATHQDAVLELLKPGDDIKLTIQHDPLPPGFQEVLLSKAEGERLGMHIKGGLNGQRGNPADPSDEGVFVSKINSVGAARRDGRLKVGMRLLEVNGHSLLGASHQDAVNVLRNAGNEIQLVVCKGYDKSNLIHSIGQAGGMSTGFNSSASCSGGSRQGSRASETGSELSQSQSVSSLDHEEDERLRQDFDVFASQKPDAQPTGQTILAAAAAMVHGTTSPTPTAVTATTTPAPSPAPVASADLTAQDTPATQTVALIHAEQQAHQQQQHQTQLAPLGQEKSTQEKVLEIVRAADAFTTVPPKSPSEHHEQDKIQKTTTVVISKHTLDTNPSTPTTPAAPLPIAGSAESANSAPAPGSGPVLPAATVQTQTQTTSEGKDADEQSQLQQRGTQTPDRLAPGARYSYQQMLESQEESRTPAKASPSKPKKAEPVYIIDDEDDDDEEEEEEEDEDEAEDHAGSQRLDDIDAILEEDEEEDTESSPPLEVQSPPSYADTDSDTFDRRRGRYTSDSESDCRPYKPSRSGRSTPEYGGHRKSVSFDLSGDERSKSDFERSRSRTPDGYTRAYDSEQDTRGSSRNRLPRKGILRATSPCSTLDKAVPIVPAVARIREVESPQLQRVSRATSPDPPAGELDRENPFRHPTPEDDEYTRIAKEVSRSPRSPRSTREQFFFGSSRSSEDLLEQSQSLSSGRSTPNTVISKSTENLTGTRPKIPPPVAPKPQLKKADLVRNVALETFQNTDVGQGDFTVFEHDASTNTIHPVEAKLPVRVTTKTKPNRPRESPPPPPINFATLPTKVPSTPTLREVEESIYMEALPPATPSQFRPHEFLHENSPDNILVSPQEHREYLLRENELRNQLRAPYEPAPPVPIAGGGYSVTNPFLDPSFDTDIDSLPLPPPPTPPAHQQHTRHLHEPPQFPQFPPPLTANASTSPSCSSNAAAATATGGATNRLMDSPQRQLLVAGSPNQIFPTAQILPVQYASLPQPQQPNTLTLKPASPVSPSATSDPNPHAAPSPLFNRVLLPPGDQVVANKSGSPTLLYLQSPQLLVSDRPRRGPPPPPPVTVTSPTPSYAAMKFPSFSEIVVSPDSNSNYQNMTTARVGISNSSLAHSTSSFSIGSSSSSLLLAKGGGGVPSSYYETAEEIYSTIEEEAIYSNTSFFDSRRSSDTSVSCRASKSPTPPPLPPKRPLKPTKLRTAPAPPPVAQKPHGLRGMASFKLRSQSQPQLEGAWHHPATPRTPTRPTGKETTV, encoded by the exons ATATACCCGACATTCCCGACGATATCAAGCATCTGCAGAGCCTGCAGGTGGCCGACTTCAGCTCGAATCCGATACCCAAGCTGCCCTCGGGCTTCTCCCAGCTGAAGAACCTGACCGTCCTGGGCCTCAACGACATGTCGCTCACCACATTGCCAGCGGACTTTGGCAGCCTCACCCAGCTGGAGTCGCTGGAGCTGCGCGAGAACCTGCTCAAGTACCTGCCCGAGACAATAAGCCAGCTGACGAAGCTGAAGCGTCTGGACCTGGGCGACAACGAGATCGAGGACCTGCCGCCCTACCTGGGCTATCTGCCCGGCCTGCACGAGCTCTGGCTGGACCACAACCAGCTGCAGCGCCTGCCGCCGGAGCTGGGACTGCTGACCAAGCTGACCTACCTCGACGTGTCCGAGAACCGGCTGGAGGAGCTGCCCAACGAGATCAGCGGCCTGGTCAGCCTGACCGACCTGGATCTCGCCCAGAATCTGCTCGAGGCTCTGCCCGACGGCATTGCCAAGCTGAGCAGGCTGACCATCCTGAAGCTGGACCAGAATCGATTACAGCGGCTCAACGACACGCTCGGAAA CTGCGAGAACATGCAGGAACTGATACTGACCGAGAACTTCCTCTCCGAGCTGCCCGCCTCCATTGGCCAGATGACCAAGCTGAGCAACCTGAACGTGGACCGCAATGCGCTGGAGTACCTGCCGCTGGAGATTGGCCAGTGCGCCAACCTGGGCGTGCTCAGTCTGCGGGACAACAAGCTGAAGAAGCTGCCGCCGGAGCTGGGCAACTGCACGGTGCTCCATGTGCTCGACGTGAGCGGGAATCAGCTGCTGTACCTGCCCTACTCCCTGGTCAACCTGCAGCTGAAGGCCGTCTGGCTGTCGGAGAATCAGTCGCAGCCGCTGCTCACCTTCCAGCCGGACGTGGATGCGGAAACAGGGGAGCAGGTGCTGTCCTGCTACCTGCTGCCCCAGCAGGAGTACCAGCCAATCACCCCAG ACTATCCACCCATGACGCTTTATAGATCAAGCGAAAAATTCGATTCGACGGAATTCTTCAGTTATCAGCAGAAAG CCCGTGACCTGGAATCCGACTCGGAGCCGTTCGAGGAGCGCGAGCCGTCGCGCACCGTGGTCAAGTTCTCGGAGGAGGCCAGCCAGGAGAAGGACACGCCCTTCGTGCGCCAGAACACGCCGCATCCCAAGGATCTCAAGGCCAAGGCGCAGAAGCTGAAGGTGGAGCGCAGCCGGCACGAGGAGCACGCCAACCTGGTCACGCTGCCCGAGGAG AACGGCACCAAGTTAGCTGAGACACCAACCGAGACCCGAACCATTGCCAACAATCACCAACAGCAGGCTCAGCCGGTGCAGCAACCCACCGTTGGTGTAAATTCCAAGCAGCCAGTGGGCGTAGTCACTCCCACCGCGACGACAGTCGCTCCACCGGCCGTACAGGGTGGCTCAGAGGGCGGCAGCACCACCGCCAACAATGTGAAAGTGGCAACTGCAGCTGTGGTCGCCGAACTACAGGCCACAGTTGGTGGAAACGATGAGGCCCAAGATGAGGACGAGCAGGAGGATGAGTTT GAATCCGATCGCCGTGTGGGCTTTCAAGTGGAGGGCGAAGATGATGACTTCTACAAAAGACCACCGAAGTTGCACAGAAG GGACACTCCGCACCACCTGAAGAACAAGCGCGTGCAGCATTTAACCGACAAGCAGGCCAGCGAGATCCTGGCCAATGCCCTGGCCTCCCAGGAGCGCAATGACGGCACTCCGCAGCACTCGCTGTCCGGCAAGGTGACGTCCCCcatcgaggaggaggagcagctggaggtggagcaggagcagcagcagcaccccTTCGACTCCTCGCTCTCGCCCATCCCGGCTGGCAAAGCAGAGCCTGCCACCGACTCGG ACAACCTGGATGGCGTCACGGAGCTGCGCTTGGAGCAGTACGAAATCCACATCGAACGCACTGCAGCCGGTCTGGGCCTGAGCATTGCCGGCGGCAAGGGCTCCACGCCCTTCAAGGGCGACGACGATGGCATCTTCATATCCCGGGTCACCGAGGCGGGACCCGCCGACCTGGCCGGCCTCAAAGTGGGCGACAAGGTGATCAAGGTCAATGGCATCGTGGTGGTGGATGCGGATCACTATCAGGCTGTGCAGGTGCTAAAGGCCTGCGGTGCCGTCCTCGTTCTGGTGGTGCAGCGGGAGGTGACCCGCCTGATTGGACACCCCGTGTTCAGCGAGGATGGCAGTGTGTCGCAAATCTCGGTGGAAACGCGACCACTGGTTGCGGAGGCTCCTCCGGCTGCTTCTGTCAGCCACGAGCGCTACATCCCGGCAGCCATTGAAGTGGtgccccagcagcagcagctccaacAGCAGCTACAACAGCCCGTTCAGCAAGTGGCCCCCGCGCACAGCTATTCGGGCAATgtgtttgccacgcccacggccCAGCCTGCCGTCGCCCCCAATGGATTGCTACAGAATGGCAGG GAGGCGCCGCTGAGCTACATCCAGCTGCACACGACGCTCATCCGCGATCAGATTGGCCAGGGACTGGGCTTCAGCATTGCGGGCGGCAAGGGCTCGCCGCCGTTCAAGGACGACTGCGATGGCATTTTCATATCGCGCCTCACGGAGGGCGGTCTGGCGCACCGCGATGGCAAAATTATGGTGGGCGACCGTGTGATGGCG ATTAACGGCAACGATATGACGGAGGCGCATCATGACGCGGCCGTCGCCTGTTTGACGGAACCGCAGCGATTTGTTCGTTTGGTGCTGCAGCGCGAGTACAGAGGTCCTCTGGAACCGCCCACGAGTCCGCGCAGTCCGGCCGTGCTCAACTCTCTGAGCCCCTCCGGATATCTGGCCAACCGACCAG CCAACTTCAGTCGCTCGGTGGGTGAAGTGGAGCAGCCCTACAAGTACAGCACCCTGGCCACGACCACGCCCACTTACAcacccacgcccacgcccaccgtGCCAGCTAGCATAAGCAACAATAATAACACGCTGCCCAGCAGCAAAACCAACGGATTTGCAACAGCTGCTGCGGCCTCGGCTGCCTCTCCTGCTGCCACGATAGACAGTGCCACGGGGCAGCCAGTTCCGGCTCCCCGGCGCACCAACTCGGTGCCCCTAGGCGACGGAGACCTTGGAGCGGCCTCCACCACCAGCGGCGATTCTGGCGAGGCTCAG CCCTCCTCGCTGCGCCCGCTGACCAGCGATGATTTTCAGGCGATGATTCCGGCACACTTCCTCAGCGGCGGCAGTCAGCATCAGGTGCATGTGGCCCGGCCCAACGAGGTGGGCGTGAGCGCGGTCACGGTGAATGTGAACAAGCCGCAGCCGGATCTGCCCATGTTCCCGGCGGCCCCCACCGAGCTGGGCCGCGTCACCGAGACGATCACCAAGTCCACGTTCACGGAGACCGTGATGACCCGCATCACCGACAATCAGTTGGCGGAACCCCTGATCAGTGAG GAGGTTGTGCTGCCCAAGAACCAGGGCTCCCTGGGATTCAGCATCATCGGCGGAACGGATCATTCCTGTGTGCCCTTTGGCACTCGAGAGCCCGGCATTTTCATATCGCAC ATTGTGCCCGGCGGGATTGCCTCCAAGTGCGGCAAGCTGCGCATGGGAGATCGCATATTGAAAGTCAACGAGGCGGATGTTTCCAAGGCCACACATCAGGATGCCGTGCTGGAGCTGCTGAAGCCAGGTGATGATATCAAGCTGACCATCCAGCACGATCCACTGCCGCCAGGATTCCAG GAAGTGCTGCTCAGCAAGGCGGAGGGCGAACGTCTGGGCATGCACATCAAGGGCGGACTGAATGGGCAGCGCGGTAATCCTGCCGATCCCTCCGACGAGGGAGTCTTCGTGTCCAAAATTAACTCGGTCGGAGCGGCCAGACGGGACGGAAGGCTTAAG GTGGGCATGCGTCTGCTGGAGGTTAATGGACACTCGCTGCTGGGCGCCTCGCACCAGGATGCGGTCAATGTGCTGCGCAACGCCGGCAACGAGATTCAATTGGTCGTTTGCAAGGGCTACGACAAGTCCAATTTAATTCATTCCATTGGCCAGGCCGGCGGCATGAGCACTGGCTTCAACTCGTCTGCATCCTGCAGCGGTGGCAGTCGCCAAG GATCTCGTGCCTCGGAAACGGGCTCGGAACTGAGCCAGAGTCAGAGCGTATCCAGTCTGGACCACGAGGAGGATGAGCGTCTGCGACAG GACTTTGACGTCTTCGCCTCGCAGAAGCCAGATGCCCAGCCAACTGGCCAAACGATTCtggccgccgctgctgccatGGTGCATGGCACCACATCGCCCACTCCCACTGCTGTGACTGCCACAACCACACCGGCTCCTTCTCCCGCTCCGGTGGCTTCCGCTGATTTAACGGCCCAGGACACGCCAGCCACGCAGACCGTGGCGCTCATTCACGCAGAACAACAGGCCcatcaacagcaacagcatcaGACGCAGCTGGCGCCCTTGGGTCAGGAGAAGAGCACCCAGGAGAAG GTGCTGGAAATTGTACGCGCGGCCGACGCCTTCACCACCGTGCCGCCGAAGTCGCCGTCGGAGCACCACGAGCAGGACAAGATACAGAAGACGACGACGGTTGTCATATCGAAGCACACGCTCGACACGAATCCCAGCACCCCCACCACGCCGGCGGCACCGCTGCCCATCGCCGGATCCGCTGAGTCAGCGAActctgctcctgctccggGTTCGGGGCCAGTGCTTCCTGCCGCCACCGTGCAGACACAGACGCAAACGACCTCTGAGGGCAAAGATGCCGACGAGCAGTCGCAACTACAG CAACGCGGCACCCAGACTCCGGATCGCCTGGCCCCCGGAGCACGTTACTCCTACCAGCAGATGCTGGAGTCGCAGGAGGAGAGCAGAACCCCTGCCAAGGCCAGCCCATCTAAGCCCAAGAAAGCGGAGCCCGTGTACATCATAGACGACGAGGATGACgacgatgaggaggaggaagaagaGGAGGATGAAGACGAAGCCGAAGACCATGCTGGTTCCCAAAGGCTGGACGACATCGATGCCATCctggaggaggacgaggaggaggacacGGAGAGCTCTCCGCCCTTGGAGGTGCAGTCACCTCCCTCCTATGCCGACACCGATTCCGATACCTTCGACCGGCGACGTGGTCGGTACACCAGCGATTCGGAGAGCGACTGCCGACCCTACAAACCCTCGAGATCGGGACGCAGCACCCCGGAGTACGGAGGTCATCGCAAGTCCGTGAGCTTCGATCTCAGCGGGGATGAGCGCTCCAAGTCGGACTTCGAGCGTTCCCGGTCCCGCACTCCAGATGGCTACACTAGGGCATACGATTCGGAGCAGGATACGCGAGGTTCGAGCCGGAATCGCCTGCCTCGCAAGGGCATCCTGCGGGCCACCAGTCCTTGCTCCACGCTGGACAAGGCAGTGCCCATCGTTCCCGCAGTGGCTCGCATCCGTGAGGTGGAATCCCCGCAGCTGCAGCGTGTTTCCAGGGCCACCTCGCCAGATCCCCCCGCCGGCGAACTGGACCGGGAGAATCCCTTCCGGCATCCCACACCCGAGGATGATGAGTACACAAGGATAGCCAAGGAGGTCAGCCGGTCACCGAGATCGCCACGCTCCACCCGCGAGCAGTTCTTCTTTGGCTCCTCGCGATCCAGTGAGGATCTGCTAGAGCAATCCCAGTCGCTGTCCAGCGGGCGCAGCACACCCAACACCGTGATCTCCAAGTCCACGGAGAACCTGACGGGCACTCGACCGAAGATACCTCCACCAGTGGCCCCCAAACCGCAGCTGAAGAAGGCGGATCTGGTGCGCAATGTGGCGCTGGAGACCTTCCAGAACACCGATGTGGGCCAGGGTGACTTTACGGTGTTCGAGCACGATGCCAGCACGAATACCATCCATCCGGTGGAGGCCAAGCTGCCCGTGAGGGTGACCACCAAGACGAAACCGAATCGCCCGCGGGAatcgccaccaccgccgcccatTAACTTTGCCACGCTGCCAACCAAGGTGCCCAGTACGCCCACTCTGAGGGAGGTGGAGGAGTCCATCTACATGGAGGCCCTGCCGCCGGCCACGCCCTCGCAGTTCCGCCCCCACGAGTTCCTGCACGAGAACTCGCCGGACAATATCCTGGTGTCGCCGCAGGAGCACCGCGAGTATTTGCTGCGCGAGAACGAGCTGAGGAATCAGCTGAGGGCGCCCTATGAGCCAGCTCCACCGGTTCCCATTGCCGGCGGTGGATATTCGGTAACGAATCCCTTCCTAGATCCCAGTTTCGACACCGACATTGACAGCCTGCCATTGCCACCACCGCCCACTCCGCCTGCCCACCAACAACACACACGTCATTTGCATGAGCCGCCGCAGTTTCCACAGTTTCCGCCACCACTAACCGCTAACGCATCCACGTCTCCATCTTGTTCTTCCAATGCTGCTGCCGCCACTGCAACTGGTGGCGCCACTAACCGCTTGATGGACTCGCCGCAACGACAGCTGCTGGTCGCCGGGTCGCCCAACCAGATCTTCCCCACCGCCCAGATACTGCCGGTGCAGTATGCCAGTTTGCCGCAACCGCAGCAGCCCAACACGCTCACCCTCAAGCCCGCCTCCCCCGTCTCGCCCTCGGCGACCTCTGACCCCAATCCCCATGCCGCCCCCTCTCCCCTTTTTAACCGGGTTCTCCTGCCGCCCGGCGACCAGGTCGTGGCCAACAAATCCGGCTCGCCGACCCTGCTCTACCTGCAATCGCCGCAGTTATTGGTGAGTGACAGACCCCGACGGgggccaccgcctcctccgcccGTCACGGTGACCTCGCCCACGCCCTCGTATGCCGCCATGAAGTTCCCGAGCTTCTCGGAAATCGTGGTCAGCCCCGACTCAAATAGCAATTACCAAAACATGACCACGGCGCGCGTCGGCATCTCGAATTCCTCGCTGGCCCACAGCACCAGTTCCTTCTCTATtggctcctccagctcctcgctCCTGCTAGCCAAGGGAGGCGGGGGTGTCCCCTCCAGTTATTACGAGACAGCCGAGGAGATCTACTCCACCATCGAGGAGGAGGCCATCTACAGCAATACCTCGTTCTTTGACTCGCGGCGCAGTAGTGACACCTCGGTCTCCTGTCGAGCTTCCAAGTCGCCCACGCCTCCGCCCCTTCCGCCCAAGCGTCCGCTCAAGCCCACCAAGTTGCGTACCGCCCCCGCCCCTCCGCCGGTGGCCCAAAAGCCACATGGTCTCCGGGGCATGGCCAGCTTTAAGCTGCGCTCGCAATCGCAGCCCCAGttggagggggcgtggcatcaTCCTGCCACTCCGAGGACGCCCACCAGGCCCACTGGCAAGGAGACAACGGTGTAG